The following coding sequences are from one Rhinoraja longicauda isolate Sanriku21f chromosome 7, sRhiLon1.1, whole genome shotgun sequence window:
- the p2ry6 gene encoding P2Y purinoceptor 6, producing MENFSSASPPVPGNGSGGGGGCTYQEKFKNILLPVTYTVVLVMGASLNLAVMVHMWWSARPLTKSAIYMLNLATADALYVCSLPLLIYNYIHMDYWPFGRLACKAVRFLFYANLHGSVLFLTCISLQRYAGICHPLSPWHRRRGPRFAWTVCGLVWAFVLVVCAPTWVFATTGVQRNRTVCYDLSNPESSGRYFPYGMVLTVAGFVVPFLGLLACDCAMMAALGRTDWRLGPANWRRRVRAIKMVAVVAVVFVVSFVPFHITKTMYLAVRARPSIPCHTLQTFAQAYKSTRPLASMNSVLDPILFYLTRKDVRLGARALAQMVNSNQKAKVVRRGTP from the coding sequence ATGGAGAACTTCTCGTCGGCCTCCCCCCCCGTGCCGGGGAACGGCAGCGGCGGTGGCGGCGGCTGCACCTACCAGGAGAAGTTCAAGAACATCCTGCTGCCCGTCACGTACACAGTGGTGCTGGTGATGGGCGCCTCCTTGAACCTGGCGGTGATGGTCCACATGTGGTGGTCGGCCAGGCCGCTGACCAAGAGCGCCATCTACATGCTGAACCTGGCCACTGCCGACGCCCTTTACGTCTGCTCCCTGCCCCTGCTGATCTACAACTACATCCACATGGACTACTGGCCCTTCGGCCGGCTGGCGTGCAAGGCCGTGCGCTTCCTGTTCTACGCCAACCTTCACGGCAGCGTCCTCTTCCTCACGTGCATCAGCCTCCAGCGCTACGCGGGCATCTGCCACCCGCTCAGCCCCTGGCACAGGAGGCGGGGACCGCGCTTCGCCTGGACGGTCTGCGGCTTGGTCTGGGCCTTCGTGCTGGTGGTGTGCGCGCCCACCTGGGTCTTCGCCACCACGGGCGTGCAGAGGAACCGCACCGTCTGTTACGACCTGAGCAACCCAGAGTCCTCTGGCCGCTACTTCCCGTACGGCATGGTGCTGACGGTGGCGGGCTTCGTCGTGCCCTTCCTCGGCCTGCTGGCCTGCGACTGCGCCATGATGGCGGCCCTGGGACGGACCGACTGGCGCCTGGGCCCGGCCAACTGGCGGCGGAGGGTCAGGGCCATCAAGATGGTGGCCGTGGTGGCCGTCGTCTTCGTGGTCAGCTTCGTGCCCTTCCACATTACCAAGACCATGTACCTGGCAGTCCGAGCCCGCCCATCCATCCCCTGCCACACCCTCCAGACCTTCGCCCAGGCCTACAAGTCCACCAGGCCGCTGGCTAGCATGAACAGCGTGCTGGACCCCATCCTCTTCTACCTCACCCGCAAGGACGTCAGGCTGGGCGCCAGGGCCCTGGCCCAGATGGTCAACTCCAATCAGAAGGCGAAGGTTGTCCGGCGGGGCACACCGTGA